In Odontesthes bonariensis isolate fOdoBon6 chromosome 9, fOdoBon6.hap1, whole genome shotgun sequence, the following proteins share a genomic window:
- the LOC142389036 gene encoding odorant receptor 131-2-like, whose product MASNNSLSGGGILVRRVNYRVILVQVLVSAFICINLFLITTFVMKDFFYTTMRYILFAVTLFSDCLFLLITNVLLILSYFGFTIQTWLCLIIFVVSSVYTFVTPVTLTAMTLERFVAICIPLRHAELCSTRSAVYLILLIHGLSSVPCIVLLSIFFASATYSLYSQERVCSVERFILYSWQGHLRSAISQFYFLIMCIIIVFSYAEIMKVAKAASGESKKSTWKGLRTVILHAFQLLLCLIQLWCPFIEDAVLQIDLMLYIDVRYFNYITFILAPRCLSPLIYGLRDKMFFNALKYYALCGLYKKQAAG is encoded by the coding sequence atggcATCCAATAACTCACTAAGCGGTGGTGGAATATTGGTTAGGAGGGTAAATTATAGGGTCATTTTAGTTCAGGTTTTGGTCTCAGCTTTTATTTGCATTAACCTttttttgattacaacttttgTAATGAAGGATTTCTTCTACACAACCATGCGCTACATCTTATTTGCTGTTACTCTGTTTTCTGACTGTCTGTTTTTGTTAATAACCAATGTGCTGCTCATTTTGAGCTATTTTGGATTCACCATCCAAACGTGGTTGTGTctgattatttttgttgtttcgTCTGTGTACACATTTGTCACACCAGTTACTCTCACTGCAATGACGCTGGAGCGCTTTGTGGCCATTTGCATTCCCCTGCGCCATGCAGAGCTGTGCTCCACACGCAGTGCCGTGTACCTCATCCTCCTCATTCATGGCCTCAGCTCTGTCCCCTGCATTGTATTACTCTCCATTTTCTTTGCATCAGCAACTTACAGCCTCTACAGCCAGGAAAGAGTATGTTCTGTGGAGAGGTTCATCTTGTACAGCTGGCAGGGTCATCTTAGATCTGCAATAAGTCAGTTTTACTTCTTGATAATGTGCATTATCATTGTTTTCTCCTATGCTGAAATAATGAAAGTGGCTAAAGCTGCATCAGGAGAGAGTAAAAAGTCAACATGGAAAGGACTCAGAACTGTGATTCTTCATGCTTTCCAGCTGCTGCTCTGTCTCATTCAGCTGTGGTGCCCCTTCATAGAAGACGCTGTGCTTCAGATTGATCTAATGTTATACATTGATGTCAGATATTTTAATTATATAACTTTCATTCTTGCTCCAAGATGTCTGAGTCCTCTCATCTATGGTCTcagggacaaaatgttttttaatgcaCTGAAGTACTATGCCCTCTGTGGCTTATACAAGAAGCAAGCGGcaggttaa